The following coding sequences are from one bacterium window:
- a CDS encoding VOC family protein: MGFEGLATLGADEKDHLMITGMNHAVLYVRDARRQQQFYADVLGFETIIDEPGQFVFMRAPASENHHDIAFFSIGDGAEPSSAGRRSVGMYHIAWEVPTLEELVDIRQRLVDAGALYGESDHGANKSLYAKDPDGLEFEVMWLVPAEHWGDEENEAIIRPLNLAEEQRRFAALAADD, from the coding sequence ATGGGTTTCGAGGGGTTGGCTACGCTGGGGGCTGATGAGAAGGATCACCTCATGATCACGGGGATGAACCATGCGGTGCTGTATGTGCGCGATGCCCGGCGCCAGCAGCAGTTCTATGCCGATGTGCTGGGGTTCGAGACCATCATCGACGAACCGGGGCAGTTCGTGTTCATGCGGGCCCCGGCGTCGGAGAACCACCACGACATTGCCTTTTTCTCCATTGGCGACGGGGCAGAGCCGTCGTCGGCGGGCCGCCGGTCGGTGGGGATGTACCACATCGCCTGGGAGGTACCGACCCTGGAGGAGTTGGTCGACATCCGCCAGCGGCTAGTGGATGCGGGCGCTCTCTACGGCGAGAGCGACCACGGAGCCAACAAAAGCCTTTACGCCAAAGACCCAGACGGACTGGAGTTCGAGGTGATGTGGCTGGTGCCGGCCGAGCATTGGGGCGACGAGGAGAACGAGGCCATCATCCGGCCGCTGAATCTTGCTGAGGAGCAGCGCCGCTTTGCCGCGTTGGCCGCGGACGACTGA
- a CDS encoding DNA methyltransferase yields the protein MSSAEAVFGSAWPAAFQIGRATLFHGDCLDWLADQPSNSVHGVVTDPPYGLVEYQPDQQRKLRRGRGGVWRLPPAFDGHQRSPVPRFTTLTPSDLDALDRFFSTWADALLRVLVPGAHVLVASNPLLSHRVAVAVCHSGFERRGEVVRLVMTMRGGDRPKNAHEEFSDVTVMPRSKWEPWLLFRKPLEGRVQDNLRRWGTGGLRRVSQDRPFGDVITSAPTRPDERQLAPHPSLKPQAFLRQVVRAILPMGEGVVLDPFAGSGSTIAAAERLGYASAGVESDPEYLRLAEAAIPLLRDYEPCIGSVSSTDPASR from the coding sequence ATGAGCTCAGCTGAGGCCGTATTCGGTTCGGCGTGGCCCGCGGCCTTCCAGATAGGCCGGGCAACCCTATTTCATGGCGACTGCCTGGACTGGCTGGCTGACCAGCCCTCAAACTCGGTCCATGGTGTCGTCACCGACCCTCCCTATGGGCTTGTTGAATACCAGCCGGACCAACAGCGGAAACTTCGTCGCGGTCGTGGGGGCGTTTGGCGCCTCCCGCCTGCCTTCGACGGCCATCAGCGTTCCCCAGTGCCCAGATTCACCACGCTGACGCCCTCGGATCTAGATGCCTTGGATCGCTTCTTCTCCACTTGGGCTGACGCCCTTCTTCGTGTGCTGGTGCCTGGTGCCCATGTGCTTGTCGCGTCGAATCCCCTCCTTTCGCATCGGGTGGCAGTTGCGGTGTGCCATTCGGGTTTCGAGAGGCGGGGAGAGGTAGTCAGGCTTGTGATGACAATGCGGGGTGGCGACCGGCCGAAGAACGCCCACGAAGAGTTTTCTGACGTGACCGTTATGCCAAGGTCTAAGTGGGAACCGTGGCTGCTGTTCCGCAAGCCGCTTGAAGGGCGAGTGCAGGACAACTTGCGCAGGTGGGGCACTGGGGGACTGCGGCGCGTCTCGCAAGATCGACCCTTCGGCGATGTCATCACATCCGCTCCGACCCGGCCCGACGAAAGGCAACTAGCCCCGCACCCGAGCCTCAAGCCTCAGGCCTTTCTGCGCCAAGTAGTACGTGCAATCTTGCCGATGGGTGAGGGCGTCGTTCTCGATCCATTTGCAGGATCGGGTTCCACAATCGCAGCGGCCGAACGCCTCGGCTACGCGAGCGCTGGGGTGGAGTCCGATCCCGAATATCTGCGGCTCGCCGAGGCTGCCATCCCGTTGCTGAGGGACTACGAACCCTGCATCGGCTCGGTGTCGTCTACTGACCCCGCATCGAGGTAG